One genomic region from Candidatus Yanofskybacteria bacterium encodes:
- a CDS encoding 50S ribosomal protein L32, which yields MALPRHHMAKGKQKRRRSHLALKVKKMTICPHCKKSVMPHTVCKFCGFYKGKEVVNVLAKELKKKEKKHSH from the coding sequence ATGGCACTACCTAGACATCACATGGCCAAGGGTAAGCAGAAAAGGCGCAGGAGCCATCTGGCCCTTAAGGTCAAAAAAATGACAATTTGTCCTCATTGCAAGAAGTCTGTTATGCCCCACACCGTGTGTAAGTTTTGCGGTTTCTATAAGGGCAAGGAAGTAGTTAATGTGCTTGCAAAAGAACTAAAAAAGAAAGAGAAGAAACATTCTCATTAA
- a CDS encoding threonylcarbamoyl-AMP synthase translates to MEILRIDLNKGYSEEIAFAVEVLKKGGVIIYPTDTLYGIGANALNLVAVEKIFDIKGRDSSKPIPILARNIKWVKEMAYVNNWEKTLEKIWPGKVTAVLEKRDIIPNKITAGGKTVGIRIADHPLVDKILAKFGYPLTSSSANISGQEPTNNIDEIISTFEGRKYKPDLVLDVGTLPKSDPSVVVDFTSNKPKILRVGPSKPEQLMKILEI, encoded by the coding sequence ATGGAAATACTTCGCATAGATTTAAATAAGGGCTACTCGGAAGAGATCGCTTTTGCTGTGGAAGTTTTGAAGAAGGGCGGCGTAATAATATATCCGACCGACACTCTTTATGGTATCGGTGCCAATGCGTTAAACCTCGTGGCTGTAGAGAAGATTTTCGATATCAAGGGCAGAGATTCGTCTAAGCCGATACCGATACTGGCTAGAAATATTAAATGGGTTAAGGAGATGGCCTACGTAAATAACTGGGAAAAAACTCTCGAAAAGATATGGCCGGGCAAGGTGACCGCCGTACTTGAGAAGAGAGACATAATTCCAAATAAGATTACTGCTGGCGGGAAAACGGTGGGCATAAGGATTGCTGATCATCCCTTAGTCGATAAAATATTGGCCAAGTTCGGATATCCGCTGACGTCATCTTCGGCTAATATCTCGGGTCAGGAACCTACTAACAATATTGATGAGATTATCTCGACGTTCGAAGGCAGAAAATATAAGCCAGATTTAGTTCTGGACGTTGGGACATTACCTAAATCCGACCCTTCCGTCGTCGTCGATTTTACTTCGAATAAACCGAAAATACTCAGAGTTGGACCATCTAAGCCAGAACAGCTGATGAAGATATTGGAGATATAG
- a CDS encoding bifunctional 5,10-methylene-tetrahydrofolate dehydrogenase/5,10-methylene-tetrahydrofolate cyclohydrolase (catalyzes the formation of 5,10-methenyltetrahydrofolate from 5,10-methylenetetrahydrofolate and subsequent formation of 10-formyltetrahydrofolate from 5,10-methenyltetrahydrofolate), with product MIINCRFIADRILEKVRAEAESRSLSLASVLVGDDERLRKFVELKRKAAESVGIGFKSMLLPADASQEDLEKEIIILNNDSSVGGIFVELPLPSQLLSQKALDTVAVEKDVDVLSTQAKELFRQNKSKILPPTVAAAKAILEEFNIAPNSKKVAIFGMGNLVGEPASTWFKANGAEVFEIDEFTKEPGTISIGADIIIAGVGKPGLIKSDMVKSGAVVIDFGYGLVNGKTAGDVDADVAAKAGLITPVPGGVGSVMIAALLENVVMLNK from the coding sequence ATGATAATTAATTGTAGATTTATTGCCGATAGGATATTGGAGAAAGTCAGAGCTGAGGCTGAAAGCCGAAGCTTAAGTTTGGCCTCGGTCCTTGTGGGTGACGACGAGAGATTGAGAAAGTTCGTTGAATTAAAACGAAAGGCCGCCGAAAGCGTAGGTATTGGTTTCAAATCGATGTTGCTTCCAGCAGATGCAAGCCAGGAAGATCTAGAGAAAGAGATCATTATATTAAATAATGACAGTTCTGTGGGCGGTATATTCGTCGAGTTACCATTGCCCAGTCAACTTTTGAGCCAGAAGGCGTTAGATACCGTAGCCGTAGAGAAGGACGTTGACGTTCTGTCGACTCAAGCCAAGGAATTATTCAGGCAGAATAAGTCTAAAATTTTACCGCCTACAGTGGCCGCTGCGAAAGCCATATTAGAAGAATTCAACATTGCCCCCAACTCTAAGAAGGTGGCTATTTTTGGCATGGGTAATCTAGTCGGTGAGCCGGCTTCTACGTGGTTCAAGGCAAATGGGGCAGAGGTCTTCGAGATAGATGAATTTACAAAAGAACCTGGAACCATATCGATAGGAGCTGATATAATCATAGCCGGAGTAGGGAAGCCGGGTTTGATTAAGTCGGATATGGTTAAGTCTGGTGCGGTGGTAATTGATTTTGGATATGGTCTGGTTAACGGTAAGACTGCGGGCGACGTTGATGCCGATGTTGCGGCTAAAGCTGGGCTAATAACTCCTGTGCCTGGTGGTGTAGGGTCAGTAATGATCGCGGCATTATTGGAAAATGTCGTAATGTTGAATAAATAA
- a CDS encoding chromosome partitioning protein ParB, giving the protein MKKLFGLGKGLGSLIPASTDVRPQLQKENVFYVEINKVRANPDQPRRDFDADGIKELAKSIRRYGILQPLLVTKVEEENARGIGVSYNLVAGERRLRAAREAGLPHVPVIIRDDFDEDRTRLEVAMIENVQRKDLNPIEEAEAYSRFQKEFGLTQNEIAEKVSKSREVVANAVRLLGLPQDMKEALRAEKISRAHARALLAFNDESKQRDIFNQILGGGLSSKDVEGIASVEKARSKPGVKQENKFGELEKNLGRTLGVPVLIQASTGGGKIVVRFANLEELNRVAKTIID; this is encoded by the coding sequence ATGAAAAAACTTTTCGGATTAGGCAAGGGATTGGGATCATTGATTCCGGCTTCAACGGATGTAAGACCTCAGCTACAAAAGGAGAATGTCTTTTATGTTGAAATAAATAAGGTCAGGGCAAATCCTGACCAACCAAGACGAGATTTTGATGCCGATGGCATAAAAGAATTAGCTAAGTCTATTCGCAGGTATGGCATATTACAGCCGTTGCTAGTTACGAAAGTTGAAGAGGAAAATGCTAGAGGGATTGGGGTCTCTTATAATCTTGTTGCTGGGGAGAGAAGATTGAGAGCGGCCAGAGAGGCTGGATTGCCTCACGTTCCAGTTATAATCAGGGACGATTTTGATGAAGACAGAACAAGACTAGAAGTTGCTATGATAGAAAATGTCCAAAGGAAGGATCTTAATCCGATAGAAGAAGCCGAAGCCTATAGCCGATTTCAAAAAGAATTTGGCTTGACTCAAAACGAGATTGCCGAAAAAGTTTCTAAGTCTCGCGAGGTGGTGGCCAATGCTGTTAGATTATTAGGCTTGCCGCAGGATATGAAAGAAGCTCTGCGCGCTGAGAAAATATCTAGAGCCCACGCCAGAGCATTGCTTGCTTTTAATGACGAATCAAAGCAGCGCGACATATTTAATCAGATACTTGGAGGGGGACTATCGTCGAAAGATGTGGAGGGCATTGCTTCGGTAGAAAAAGCCAGATCTAAGCCCGGAGTCAAGCAAGAGAACAAATTCGGAGAGTTAGAAAAAAATCTTGGTCGTACCTTGGGCGTGCCGGTTCTCATCCAGGCTTCTACTGGCGGCGGTAAAATAGTAGTTAGATTCGCAAACTTAGAAGAGCTGAATCGAGTGGCTAAGACAATAATTGATTAG
- the rpsP gene encoding 30S ribosomal protein S16, giving the protein MLIIRLQRVGKKGQAYFRVVVTEHTKKPKGEALELLGSYDPHQKKLTVKKEKIMAWISKGAQVSPTLNNLMVNYKIWDAPKVQSWRVKISVKTKKAEAAKAKQAPAIVEKIVEAGPQKTEDVQEAVAA; this is encoded by the coding sequence ATGCTTATAATTAGATTACAACGAGTCGGGAAGAAGGGTCAGGCCTACTTTAGAGTAGTTGTGACCGAGCATACTAAAAAGCCAAAAGGTGAAGCTCTTGAACTTTTAGGTTCTTACGATCCTCACCAGAAGAAATTGACCGTCAAGAAGGAAAAGATCATGGCGTGGATCAGTAAGGGAGCTCAAGTTTCGCCTACTTTGAATAATCTGATGGTTAACTACAAGATTTGGGATGCTCCAAAAGTGCAAAGCTGGAGAGTGAAGATTTCTGTTAAGACAAAAAAGGCAGAAGCCGCTAAGGCTAAGCAAGCTCCGGCGATTGTCGAGAAAATCGTAGAAGCCGGACCTCAAAAAACGGAAGATGTTCAAGAGGCAGTCGCGGCATAA
- the rnc gene encoding ribonuclease III: MSDVDVSVLEKNIGGEFEDKDLLLQALTHRSYINENPKWRLDHNERLEFLGDAVLELVITEYLYNTYPNPEGEMTNWRASLVNANMLSKIALEFDLNAFMLLSRGEAKDTGRARQYILANAMEALIGAIYLDRGYAAASAFIHKFVIKELSHIIENELYRDAKSLFQEKAQEKMSVTPTYEVIEEWGPDHARSFKVGVFLGKEMTGQGEGPSKQEAQQKAAEDALKKKGW, from the coding sequence ATGTCGGACGTAGACGTTTCTGTGCTAGAGAAAAATATTGGCGGAGAGTTTGAAGATAAGGACTTGCTACTGCAGGCCCTTACTCATCGATCATATATAAACGAAAATCCTAAATGGCGCCTAGACCACAATGAACGTCTGGAATTTTTGGGTGACGCAGTCTTGGAGTTGGTGATAACTGAGTATTTATACAATACCTATCCCAATCCAGAGGGGGAGATGACTAATTGGAGAGCTTCTCTTGTGAATGCGAATATGCTTTCCAAGATTGCATTGGAATTCGATCTAAATGCGTTTATGCTGCTATCTCGTGGTGAGGCCAAAGATACTGGTCGGGCTAGGCAATACATATTAGCCAATGCCATGGAGGCCCTTATTGGTGCCATATATCTGGATCGTGGCTATGCCGCGGCAAGTGCTTTTATACATAAGTTTGTGATAAAGGAGCTGTCTCATATTATCGAAAACGAGTTGTATCGCGATGCTAAAAGCCTATTCCAAGAGAAGGCTCAGGAGAAAATGAGCGTAACTCCAACGTATGAAGTTATAGAGGAGTGGGGCCCAGATCACGCTCGTAGTTTCAAAGTTGGGGTATTCCTGGGCAAAGAGATGACTGGTCAAGGCGAGGGTCCATCTAAACAGGAAGCCCAGCAAAAAGCCGCCGAGGATGCCCTTAAGAAGAAAGGGTGGTAG
- the nusB gene encoding transcription antitermination factor NusB — protein sequence MASRHLSRSVAMQSLYEWDFKGQKEGNLLEVTDRNVKEFASGLEDPAFIYQLVNGVVEHMAEIDKIIEKAAPQWPLAQIAAIDRNVLRLGLYELLFGNRDEVPPKVAINESIELAKSFGGDSSSKFVNGVLGTIYREIGEPGKDDAPKAKDKKEDEVTDDNAKAVEAISTEEVSEAELEQ from the coding sequence ATGGCTTCAAGACACCTATCAAGATCGGTGGCAATGCAGTCGCTCTATGAGTGGGATTTTAAGGGGCAAAAAGAGGGTAATTTACTAGAAGTAACCGACAGAAATGTAAAAGAATTTGCTTCTGGTTTAGAGGACCCAGCTTTCATCTATCAGCTTGTTAATGGCGTGGTTGAACATATGGCTGAGATTGATAAGATCATAGAAAAGGCAGCGCCTCAATGGCCCTTAGCTCAGATTGCTGCGATTGATAGAAATGTCCTAAGGCTTGGTCTTTATGAGCTTCTCTTTGGTAATAGGGACGAGGTTCCACCTAAGGTAGCTATTAACGAATCAATTGAGTTGGCCAAATCTTTCGGTGGCGATTCTTCCAGTAAATTCGTGAACGGAGTTCTGGGAACAATATATAGGGAAATTGGTGAACCGGGGAAAGATGATGCTCCAAAAGCTAAGGACAAGAAGGAAGATGAAGTTACCGATGATAACGCTAAAGCCGTAGAGGCGATTTCAACGGAGGAGGTAAGTGAGGCAGAGCTAGAACAGTAG